A section of the Terriglobia bacterium genome encodes:
- a CDS encoding MBL fold metallo-hydrolase has protein sequence MYFKQFYLGCLAHASYLMGSEGDAVVVDPQRDIEQYIQEASAQGLKIRFVIETHLHADFVSGHRELAARTGAEVVFGEKAGAAFSYRSVKDGDELRVGKVSLRILETPGHTPESICICVVDNEVSDKPVKILTGDTLFIGDVGRPDLVGSKGYTAPEMAGFLYDSLHEKLLTLDDAVEVYPAHGAGSMCGRNISKDTSSTLGEQRRFNYALRPMSRDEFISMMTTDLPEAPAYFSRDAEINRTGADPLQQLPRPAGFSPAEVNSLSRKGHLVLDVRNEAAFGAGHVPGALQIGLSGQFASWAGCLIPAGTPLILVAEESAKVDEAVIRLARVGIESVKGFLEGGVYAWDKAGFPLATVSQVPVDELRHRLDEQPQLQVLDVRRPGEYQTGHVPGAVNVPLSNLAERLSQNTTSPALDSNRPLAVICQGGYRSSAATSILSRRGFKNLFNVVGGTGAWITAGFPVEKAGGH, from the coding sequence ATGTACTTCAAACAGTTCTACCTTGGGTGCCTGGCCCACGCGTCCTACCTGATGGGTTCCGAAGGCGATGCCGTGGTCGTCGACCCGCAAAGGGATATCGAGCAATACATCCAGGAAGCTTCGGCACAGGGTTTGAAGATCAGGTTCGTAATTGAAACCCACCTGCATGCCGATTTTGTGAGTGGACACCGCGAATTGGCCGCGCGCACTGGGGCTGAAGTTGTCTTTGGAGAGAAGGCCGGCGCGGCATTTTCGTATCGATCCGTGAAGGATGGCGATGAATTGCGAGTCGGGAAAGTCTCGTTACGGATTTTGGAGACGCCCGGTCACACGCCGGAAAGCATTTGCATCTGTGTCGTGGACAACGAAGTTTCGGACAAGCCGGTAAAAATCCTGACAGGCGACACGCTCTTTATCGGCGATGTGGGACGTCCCGACCTGGTGGGATCGAAAGGTTATACCGCGCCGGAGATGGCCGGATTCCTTTACGACAGTCTGCACGAGAAACTGCTGACGCTGGATGATGCCGTCGAAGTTTATCCCGCTCATGGCGCCGGCTCGATGTGCGGCCGCAACATATCCAAAGATACCTCATCCACGCTTGGCGAGCAGCGGCGGTTCAACTACGCCTTGCGCCCGATGTCGCGGGACGAATTCATTTCGATGATGACGACCGACCTGCCGGAAGCCCCCGCTTATTTTTCGCGGGACGCGGAAATCAATCGAACCGGCGCAGACCCGCTTCAACAATTGCCGCGGCCCGCGGGCTTTTCCCCGGCAGAGGTGAACTCCCTGAGCCGCAAAGGCCATCTCGTCCTCGATGTCCGCAACGAGGCCGCCTTTGGAGCCGGTCACGTGCCGGGGGCGCTTCAAATCGGGCTGAGCGGACAGTTTGCCTCCTGGGCCGGATGCCTGATCCCTGCCGGGACACCATTGATTCTGGTCGCCGAAGAATCGGCCAAGGTTGACGAAGCCGTCATCCGGCTGGCGCGGGTGGGGATCGAGAGTGTCAAAGGGTTTCTGGAAGGCGGGGTGTACGCATGGGACAAAGCCGGATTTCCCCTGGCGACGGTTTCCCAGGTCCCTGTGGATGAGCTCCGGCACCGCCTGGATGAACAACCGCAACTTCAGGTGCTCGATGTGCGACGTCCGGGCGAGTATCAGACCGGCCATGTGCCGGGGGCTGTGAATGTGCCTCTGTCAAATCTGGCCGAAAGACTTTCACAGAACACGACGAGTCCGGCGCTCGATTCAAATCGCCCACTCGCGGTGATTTGCCAGGGCGGATACCGCTCGAGCGCGGCCACCAGCATTCTTTCCCGGCGTGGATTCAAGAATCTGTTCAACGTGGTGGGCGGCACGGGAGCATGGATCACCGCCGGATTCCCCGTGGAGAAAGCAGGCGGCCATTGA
- a CDS encoding ABC transporter permease: MEKLRQDLRYAVRLLARSPGFALIATLTLALGIGANTAIFSVVNSVLLRPLAYHQPQQLYLIREIVPQVTRYYPSFPANLSNFRIWQRECHSFDAIGLVESASMNLTGFGEPRQIHGGIASANLFEVLGIRPQLGRAFMPDEDQPGRDHVVLLTHTFWHRQFQSDPSVVGRAITLDGAPYLVVGVLPDSFHFPREMGPLVGFGPRMDFFKPLGMNPEDSGLLREFDFAAIARLTPGFTPAQALAELNVVQARIAGQAKKGVDLRADLLPLEAEVIGPARRGLLMLLAAVGAVLLIVCVNLANLLLARIPGRMREAAIRTALGAARSRLVRQMLTESLLLALGGGLLGVVVAYGGVRGLADAASIGLPRLDEVRVDARVLGFALILSALTGVLFGILPAWRIARASPLEALKAGAATTTEGRRARHLRESLVGMEVGLSTLLLILAGLLTMSLVRLLNVNKGFAAEQVLAVDINLPPQSYSQAAARQQFYDRALDSIRALPGVHSAGWVSMLPLEGQSSVSDVSLPGEQRIGGETPLANYRVPSPGYFQTMGIPLIAGRDLTQGDRGRHVVIVSQSLALRFWPGRNPIGQICITGWGGQQRNEVIGVVGDIRTVRLDEPPVLMVYVPDSHASASPGAPSSASFVIRTSMDPGGVGASVRRIIHGVDADVPVVALRPMMEVVSDSVATRRFQMVLVLLFAGCALFLAALGIYGVLSYSVERRRTELGIRMALGAQAHDLRRLVLRQGMAPVLIGLASGVVAALFLGRLVTSFLFGVRSYDPFTIALVTFVVILIAAAACYVPAFRTTRVDPMSALRYE; the protein is encoded by the coding sequence ATGGAAAAACTCCGGCAGGACTTGCGCTACGCTGTGCGCCTGCTTGCGCGCAGCCCCGGCTTTGCACTCATCGCGACCTTGACGCTCGCGCTCGGAATCGGCGCCAACACCGCTATCTTCTCTGTGGTGAATAGTGTCCTTTTGCGCCCGCTGGCCTATCACCAGCCCCAGCAGCTCTATCTCATTCGCGAAATCGTCCCGCAGGTGACCCGCTACTATCCTTCGTTTCCGGCAAATTTGTCCAATTTTCGCATCTGGCAGCGCGAATGTCACTCCTTCGACGCCATTGGCCTTGTTGAATCCGCTTCCATGAATTTGACAGGCTTTGGCGAGCCCCGCCAAATTCATGGAGGCATCGCTTCAGCGAATCTCTTCGAGGTGCTGGGCATCCGCCCGCAGCTTGGGCGCGCGTTCATGCCCGACGAGGACCAGCCCGGGCGCGATCACGTGGTTCTGCTCACCCATACCTTCTGGCACCGGCAGTTTCAGTCCGACCCGTCTGTCGTTGGCAGGGCGATCACTCTTGATGGGGCGCCCTACCTGGTGGTAGGAGTCCTCCCCGACTCATTTCACTTTCCCAGGGAAATGGGGCCGTTGGTTGGATTTGGTCCGCGCATGGACTTTTTCAAACCGCTCGGGATGAACCCGGAGGATTCCGGTCTCCTGCGCGAATTTGATTTCGCCGCGATTGCCCGCCTCACCCCCGGCTTTACGCCCGCGCAGGCGCTCGCCGAATTGAACGTGGTGCAGGCCCGGATTGCTGGACAGGCCAAAAAAGGTGTGGACCTTCGCGCGGACCTTCTACCCCTCGAAGCGGAAGTCATCGGGCCGGCACGGCGCGGCCTGTTGATGTTGCTCGCGGCTGTCGGCGCCGTCCTGCTGATCGTGTGTGTCAACCTGGCCAACCTGTTGCTCGCGCGCATTCCCGGACGGATGCGCGAAGCGGCGATCCGCACCGCGCTGGGTGCCGCGCGCTCACGGCTGGTCCGGCAGATGCTCACCGAAAGCCTCCTGCTGGCGCTCGGCGGCGGCTTGCTTGGAGTCGTTGTCGCTTACGGAGGAGTGCGAGGGCTGGCCGATGCGGCGTCCATCGGACTTCCCCGCCTGGACGAGGTTCGTGTTGATGCCCGCGTCCTCGGGTTCGCGTTGATCCTGTCGGCGTTGACCGGGGTCCTCTTCGGCATTCTGCCCGCCTGGCGCATCGCTCGGGCATCTCCACTGGAGGCGCTCAAGGCCGGGGCGGCCACGACCACCGAAGGCCGTCGCGCGCGCCACCTGCGGGAGAGCCTCGTCGGCATGGAAGTCGGCCTGAGCACCTTGCTTCTGATTCTCGCCGGCCTGCTCACCATGAGCTTGGTCCGGCTGCTCAACGTCAACAAGGGATTTGCGGCCGAACAGGTCCTCGCGGTGGATATTAATTTACCGCCGCAGAGTTACTCCCAGGCTGCTGCGCGCCAGCAGTTCTACGACCGGGCGCTCGATTCGATTCGTGCCCTCCCTGGGGTCCATTCAGCCGGTTGGGTCAGTATGCTTCCGCTGGAAGGCCAGAGCAGTGTCTCCGATGTCAGCCTGCCGGGCGAACAGCGGATCGGAGGAGAAACACCTCTCGCGAATTACCGTGTCCCGAGTCCTGGATACTTTCAGACGATGGGGATACCCCTGATTGCGGGCCGCGATCTCACTCAAGGCGACCGCGGTCGACACGTTGTCATCGTGTCCCAGAGCCTCGCACTGCGCTTCTGGCCGGGCCGGAATCCCATTGGGCAGATCTGTATTACTGGCTGGGGCGGCCAGCAGCGCAACGAAGTCATCGGCGTGGTCGGTGACATCCGGACCGTGAGGTTGGACGAGCCACCCGTGTTGATGGTTTATGTTCCCGATTCGCACGCCAGCGCATCGCCCGGGGCACCTTCGTCGGCTTCGTTCGTCATCCGCACCTCCATGGACCCGGGCGGTGTGGGTGCCTCCGTTCGAAGGATCATCCATGGAGTGGATGCCGATGTGCCGGTCGTTGCGCTGCGACCCATGATGGAGGTGGTCTCGGATTCCGTGGCCACACGCCGCTTTCAAATGGTTCTCGTTCTGCTCTTCGCCGGATGTGCTCTCTTTCTCGCGGCGTTAGGGATTTATGGCGTGCTTTCTTACTCCGTTGAGCGCCGCCGGACTGAGCTCGGCATTCGCATGGCCCTGGGCGCGCAGGCTCACGATCTGCGGCGCCTCGTCCTCCGCCAGGGAATGGCCCCGGTCCTGATCGGGCTGGCATCGGGCGTGGTGGCTGCGCTGTTTCTTGGCCGTCTGGTCACGAGTTTTTTGTTCGGCGTCCGTAGCTACGACCCGTTTACCATCGCCCTGGTAACTTTTGTCGTCATTCTCATTGCCGCCGCGGCCTGCTATGTCCCCGCGTTCCGTACAACGCGGGTGGACCCCATGTCAGCGCTTCGGTACGAATGA
- a CDS encoding ABC transporter permease produces MPSIGTKLRLVMRRLGRTPLFTLVVVMTLAVGIGANSAIFSVVNGVLLKPLPFKDPERLVAVWHKAPGLGFSELNQGPAFHLTYREENRVFEDIGMWRNESVTVTGVAEPEQVDALMVTDGIFPLLRVPPLLGRTFTAADDSPGTPETVLLTYPYWQRKFGGDRGVIGRGIVIEGRPHEVIGVLPPGFRFLRSHPSVILAYRLNRSEVFVGNFSHQAIARLKPGVTLEQANADVARMIPLTLQKFPLPPGFSMKMVEEARLAPNLRPLKQDAVGDVGKVLWVLLGTVGLVLLIACANVANLFLVRAEGRQRELAIRTAIGASWVQIARELLFESVSLGIMGGVFGLFLAYAGVRLLVAMGPGSIPRLDEISIDPTVLLFTLGISLLAGIFFGLIPVLKYARPDLAAALKEGGRSFSEGREHHRARNVLVVFQIATALVLLVSSGLMIRTFQALRKVQPGFVHPEEILTLRVSIPKAEISDEEKVVRTHEQILRRIEQIPGVNSVGLSTSVTMDGNDDNDPIFVEQFPAPEGQIPPIRRFKWISPNYFATMGNPILIGRDITWSDIYNKAPVAVITENLAKEYWKDPSKAIGGRIRETPKNPWREIVGVVGNEHDDGVNRKATPEVYWPMLMENFWGEKLVAQRNMAYAIRSKRVGSPSFFKEVQQGVWATSSNLPLANVRTVREILEESLTQTSFTLVMLGIAAGVALLLGVVGIYGVIAYAVSQRTREIGIRMALGAQQEQVRLMFVRHGLLLTCIGIALGLGFAMLATRVMTALLFGVSALDPVTYNAVTIVLGVVALLASYLPARRASNVNPVEALRWE; encoded by the coding sequence ATGCCATCCATCGGAACAAAACTCCGTTTGGTGATGCGGCGGCTCGGGCGCACACCCCTGTTTACGCTCGTGGTCGTGATGACCCTTGCAGTGGGTATCGGCGCCAACAGTGCCATCTTTAGCGTGGTGAATGGGGTCCTCTTGAAGCCCCTTCCTTTTAAAGATCCTGAACGGCTGGTGGCGGTTTGGCACAAGGCGCCCGGACTTGGATTCAGCGAGTTGAACCAGGGGCCGGCATTCCATCTCACCTATCGCGAAGAAAACAGGGTTTTCGAAGATATCGGCATGTGGCGTAACGAATCGGTGACTGTCACGGGGGTCGCCGAGCCCGAGCAAGTCGACGCCTTGATGGTGACAGATGGCATCTTCCCCCTACTCCGAGTCCCGCCGTTGCTCGGCCGGACCTTCACGGCCGCGGATGATTCCCCCGGCACTCCGGAAACCGTCCTCCTGACTTATCCCTACTGGCAGCGGAAGTTCGGGGGCGATCGCGGCGTGATTGGCCGCGGGATCGTTATCGAGGGACGGCCCCATGAAGTGATCGGCGTTCTCCCTCCTGGTTTCAGGTTTTTGCGTTCTCATCCATCGGTGATCCTGGCTTACCGGCTTAACCGCAGCGAAGTGTTTGTCGGCAACTTCAGCCATCAAGCGATTGCGCGGCTCAAACCCGGCGTGACCTTGGAGCAGGCAAACGCGGATGTGGCCCGTATGATCCCCCTCACCTTGCAGAAGTTCCCTCTTCCTCCCGGGTTTTCGATGAAGATGGTCGAAGAGGCAAGGCTGGCCCCGAACCTCCGGCCCCTCAAGCAGGATGCCGTGGGAGACGTCGGGAAAGTTCTGTGGGTGTTGCTGGGGACTGTCGGACTGGTCCTCCTCATTGCGTGCGCCAATGTGGCCAATCTCTTTCTGGTCCGGGCCGAGGGCCGGCAGAGGGAACTTGCCATCCGTACCGCCATTGGTGCCAGCTGGGTTCAGATTGCCCGAGAACTCCTGTTCGAAAGTGTTTCACTGGGAATTATGGGCGGCGTGTTCGGATTATTCCTGGCTTACGCGGGAGTCCGGCTGCTGGTGGCCATGGGGCCGGGGAGCATTCCTCGTCTGGATGAGATTTCCATCGATCCAACGGTTCTCCTTTTTACCCTGGGGATCTCGCTGCTGGCGGGGATCTTTTTCGGACTGATCCCGGTTCTCAAGTATGCGAGGCCGGACCTCGCGGCAGCGCTGAAAGAAGGAGGCCGGTCATTCAGCGAGGGCAGGGAACACCACCGGGCGCGGAATGTCCTGGTCGTTTTCCAGATCGCCACGGCCTTGGTCCTCTTAGTGAGCTCCGGACTGATGATCCGGACATTCCAGGCCTTGAGAAAGGTCCAGCCTGGATTCGTCCACCCGGAGGAGATCCTGACCCTGCGCGTCTCGATTCCAAAGGCTGAGATTTCTGACGAGGAGAAGGTGGTTCGGACCCACGAGCAGATTCTGCGGCGAATTGAGCAGATCCCAGGAGTCAATTCCGTCGGCCTTTCCACTTCAGTCACGATGGATGGCAACGACGATAACGATCCCATCTTCGTGGAGCAATTTCCCGCGCCGGAGGGTCAGATTCCACCCATCCGCCGCTTCAAGTGGATCTCGCCGAATTACTTCGCCACCATGGGGAATCCTATCTTGATTGGGCGCGATATTACCTGGTCCGACATTTATAACAAGGCTCCGGTGGCCGTCATCACCGAAAACCTGGCAAAGGAATATTGGAAAGATCCCTCCAAAGCCATTGGCGGGCGCATCCGGGAGACCCCGAAAAACCCGTGGCGTGAGATCGTGGGGGTCGTGGGCAATGAACATGACGACGGTGTCAATCGGAAGGCGACTCCCGAGGTGTATTGGCCGATGCTGATGGAGAATTTCTGGGGCGAAAAGTTGGTGGCTCAGCGAAATATGGCTTACGCCATTCGAAGCAAGAGAGTTGGCTCGCCCTCCTTCTTTAAGGAGGTCCAGCAGGGGGTATGGGCCACCAGCTCTAATCTTCCCCTCGCCAATGTGAGGACCGTTCGGGAAATCCTCGAGGAGTCCTTGACGCAGACCTCCTTTACCCTGGTGATGCTTGGCATCGCAGCCGGAGTGGCGTTGCTGCTCGGGGTGGTGGGAATTTACGGCGTCATCGCCTATGCCGTGTCCCAGCGAACACGGGAGATTGGGATCCGAATGGCTTTGGGGGCCCAGCAGGAGCAGGTCCGCCTGATGTTTGTGCGGCACGGGCTTCTGTTGACTTGCATCGGGATAGCTTTGGGTCTCGGCTTCGCCATGCTTGCGACCCGCGTCATGACGGCGCTCTTGTTTGGCGTCAGTGCGCTCGATCCGGTGACCTATAACGCGGTGACGATCGTTCTCGGCGTTGTCGCACTGCTGGCAAGTTACCTCCCGGCACGTCGCGCATCGAACGTCAATCCTGTGGAAGCCTTGAGGTGGGAATGA
- a CDS encoding metallophosphoesterase, giving the protein MFGTFLLVACTVLQLYVFWRADSVPWIARHAPLRLIIGLGVLLWLSFLLSHMFEHSIGGILAEALSFIGMTWLAVLFLTSNCLLSVEVFTGFGFLLPKLAPSLRGWALIAGAVLSVIALVQGLRPPVIQDYEVRLAGLPPERDGLVLVAVSDLHLGAMLGERWLAGRVAQIQAQRPDLVVLLGDIFEGHGPPGEEMLSTLGRISAPLGVWAVNGNHESYGRRANNPNVLEKSGVELLSNRWVEVRPGLVLAGVDDLTRRRRSGQGGDPISEALKGRPPGATILLSHTPWQAETVADAGAGLMLSGHTHAGQIWPFSYLVRLRYPLLEGRYEVGGMPVIVCRGTGTWGPRMRLWRPSEILRITLRSS; this is encoded by the coding sequence TTGTTCGGAACTTTTCTTCTTGTTGCCTGTACCGTCCTCCAACTCTACGTTTTTTGGCGTGCCGATTCGGTGCCCTGGATCGCCCGCCATGCCCCCCTTAGACTTATTATTGGATTAGGTGTGCTTCTATGGTTGAGTTTTCTCCTCAGCCACATGTTCGAACATTCGATCGGCGGGATCCTGGCCGAGGCGCTAAGCTTCATTGGCATGACGTGGTTGGCGGTGTTGTTTCTGACCTCGAATTGCCTTCTCTCCGTAGAGGTCTTCACTGGATTCGGCTTTCTCCTGCCCAAGCTGGCGCCTTCGCTGCGCGGTTGGGCCTTGATCGCGGGGGCGGTCCTCTCTGTGATTGCGCTTGTCCAAGGTTTACGGCCTCCCGTGATTCAGGACTACGAGGTGCGCCTCGCTGGCCTGCCTCCCGAAAGGGATGGCCTGGTACTGGTTGCGGTTTCGGATCTGCACCTGGGCGCGATGCTGGGCGAGCGATGGCTGGCCGGGCGCGTCGCCCAAATCCAGGCACAACGGCCCGACCTTGTGGTGCTTCTCGGCGATATCTTTGAGGGTCATGGACCGCCGGGAGAGGAGATGCTCTCGACATTGGGACGCATCTCCGCTCCGCTTGGCGTCTGGGCGGTCAACGGCAACCATGAGTCTTACGGACGTCGTGCGAACAATCCGAACGTGCTCGAAAAATCCGGCGTCGAATTGTTGAGTAACCGTTGGGTGGAGGTGCGGCCGGGCTTGGTTCTGGCCGGTGTCGATGACCTCACCCGCCGCCGCCGTTCCGGGCAGGGTGGCGACCCCATCAGCGAGGCGCTCAAGGGCCGGCCTCCTGGTGCTACGATTCTTCTCTCCCACACCCCGTGGCAGGCGGAAACGGTAGCAGACGCCGGGGCGGGACTGATGCTCTCAGGACACACCCACGCCGGGCAGATCTGGCCGTTCAGCTACCTTGTCCGTCTCAGGTATCCGCTGCTGGAGGGCAGGTACGAGGTGGGCGGCATGCCGGTCATCGTCTGCCGGGGCACAGGCACATGGGGTCCGCGCATGAGGCTTTGGCGCCCGAGTGAGATCCTCCGGATCACATTGCGCTCCAGTTGA
- a CDS encoding HD domain-containing protein, translating to MKDEPILRNDLSLILRALVFAAHKHRDQRRKGASASPYINHPIALATVLCNEGDVSDVHVLCAALLHDTVEDTQTTLQELEEHFGVEIRGIVAEVTDDKSFHRDKRKQLQIQHAAHSSREAKLVKLADKICNLRDLAEDPPVKWDLERRKGYFDWAKEVVDQIRGTNPKLEALFDAAYAKKPD from the coding sequence ATGAAAGACGAGCCAATCCTCCGTAACGACCTCAGCCTGATTTTGAGGGCGCTGGTCTTTGCCGCCCACAAGCATCGCGATCAGCGGCGCAAGGGGGCAAGCGCTTCCCCGTACATCAATCATCCCATCGCATTGGCCACCGTCCTGTGTAATGAAGGCGATGTCAGTGATGTGCATGTTCTATGTGCCGCCCTGCTGCACGACACCGTTGAGGATACTCAGACCACACTCCAGGAACTGGAAGAGCATTTTGGCGTGGAAATCCGCGGCATCGTGGCGGAGGTCACCGACGACAAGAGTTTTCACCGGGACAAACGCAAGCAGCTTCAAATCCAGCATGCCGCGCACAGCAGCCGCGAGGCAAAGCTGGTCAAGTTGGCTGACAAGATCTGCAACCTGCGGGATCTTGCCGAGGATCCACCTGTTAAGTGGGACCTGGAACGGCGGAAGGGATATTTCGATTGGGCGAAGGAGGTCGTCGATCAAATCCGGGGGACCAACCCGAAGCTGGAAGCTCTGTTTGACGCGGCTTACGCGAAGAAGCCGGATTAG
- a CDS encoding aminotransferase class V-fold PLP-dependent enzyme, which translates to MEPTTRYRAVLERTLAHAVTYLENLSHTSVSPTATLAELRSRLARPLAEHGVCASEVVDDLVADVAGGIVGNAGGRFFAWVIGGSMPSALAADWLASTWDQNAALYASSPAEAVIEEVCGDWLKDLLGIPPRASFALVTGCQMAHVTCLAAARNALLSRRGWDVERKGLAGAPPIRILSSDQRHGSFERAVHLLGLGIDNVVYLPVDDEGRLTVNVLASALQAQPDQPTIVLLQAGDINIGSYDPFDKLIPVAHRQDAWVHVDGAFGLWAAASPTHRHFLQGCELADSWATDGHKWLNVPFDCGYAIVADVEAHRASMSHRASYLTHAADARDPMDWNPEWSRRGRGVATYAALRELGREGIADLVDRSCRHAHTLVMRVGALKGAELVWEPKINQGLVRFLDPRPNPTNANHDRRTDAVIAEILKTGEAFFGGTTWRAKRCMRVSVCNWQTTEADLERAVVAVKQVLETTSV; encoded by the coding sequence ATGGAACCCACTACCCGCTATCGCGCCGTGCTGGAACGAACCCTGGCACATGCCGTCACCTATCTTGAAAATCTGAGTCATACGTCCGTATCTCCTACGGCGACCCTCGCGGAATTGCGTTCACGTCTGGCACGTCCCTTGGCCGAGCACGGAGTTTGTGCCTCAGAGGTCGTTGACGACCTTGTGGCTGATGTGGCCGGGGGCATCGTGGGAAATGCGGGCGGGCGTTTTTTTGCCTGGGTGATTGGCGGCTCAATGCCGTCTGCGCTCGCCGCCGACTGGCTCGCCTCGACCTGGGATCAGAATGCGGCCTTATACGCGAGCAGCCCCGCCGAAGCCGTGATCGAAGAGGTCTGCGGGGATTGGCTGAAGGATCTGCTCGGCATACCCCCCCGGGCCAGTTTCGCGCTGGTCACGGGATGTCAAATGGCGCACGTCACGTGTCTTGCGGCGGCACGAAACGCCCTCCTTTCGAGGCGGGGATGGGACGTCGAACGGAAAGGTCTGGCCGGTGCACCTCCGATTCGCATCCTCAGCAGTGATCAGCGCCATGGATCCTTCGAGCGGGCGGTGCACCTGCTCGGGCTGGGAATTGACAATGTCGTTTACTTGCCGGTCGATGATGAAGGCCGCCTGACGGTGAATGTCCTCGCCTCGGCCTTACAGGCGCAGCCGGATCAACCCACCATCGTCCTTCTCCAGGCCGGTGATATAAATATCGGGAGCTACGATCCGTTCGATAAACTCATCCCCGTGGCCCATCGCCAGGACGCCTGGGTGCACGTCGATGGGGCATTCGGTCTGTGGGCCGCCGCCAGCCCGACGCACCGCCACTTTCTCCAGGGTTGCGAGCTGGCGGACTCCTGGGCGACCGACGGCCACAAATGGCTGAACGTGCCGTTCGACTGCGGTTATGCCATTGTGGCTGATGTAGAGGCCCATCGCGCTTCCATGTCGCACCGCGCCAGCTATCTCACGCACGCAGCGGACGCCCGCGACCCAATGGACTGGAACCCGGAGTGGTCGAGGCGCGGGCGCGGCGTGGCCACTTATGCGGCCCTTCGCGAACTCGGTCGAGAGGGGATAGCGGACCTGGTGGATCGAAGCTGCCGGCATGCCCACACCCTGGTCATGCGCGTGGGTGCGTTAAAGGGTGCCGAACTTGTGTGGGAGCCTAAAATCAATCAAGGCCTTGTGCGTTTTCTTGATCCCAGGCCGAACCCTACAAACGCCAATCACGACCGGCGCACCGATGCCGTCATTGCCGAGATTCTCAAGACGGGTGAAGCCTTCTTCGGCGGCACCACTTGGCGTGCCAAACGCTGCATGCGCGTCTCTGTGTGCAACTGGCAAACCACCGAGGCCGACCTCGAACGCGCCGTCGTGGCCGTGAAGCAGGTCCTGGAGACGACATCGGTGTAG